A window of Candidatus Rokuibacteriota bacterium contains these coding sequences:
- a CDS encoding NapC/NirT family cytochrome c, with product MAAGIVGFAAGAAITDRLEQDNRFCIACHRPEKPLHAKVYETFFPVGGTLRTLAAAHNATAQVKCIDCHIGAQVKDYLVVKAMAAWDAGRWIAGAYTDPERLRYPLGDRTCLKCHPDGGQNPKLAKAFHNAPYHRDPRNGCSDCHRSHLEASAETRFLQTAIAKPLCDGCHQAILGIPAR from the coding sequence TTGGCCGCCGGGATCGTGGGGTTCGCGGCCGGGGCCGCCATCACAGACCGGTTGGAGCAAGACAACCGCTTCTGCATCGCCTGTCATCGCCCTGAGAAACCCCTCCATGCGAAGGTCTACGAGACCTTCTTCCCCGTGGGCGGAACCCTTCGCACCCTGGCCGCGGCGCACAACGCGACGGCGCAAGTGAAATGCATCGACTGCCACATCGGAGCCCAGGTAAAGGACTACCTTGTCGTCAAGGCGATGGCCGCCTGGGATGCGGGCCGCTGGATCGCCGGCGCCTACACAGACCCGGAGAGGTTACGCTATCCTCTGGGGGATCGCACCTGTTTGAAGTGCCACCCTGACGGGGGGCAGAACCCTAAGCTGGCGAAGGCGTTTCACAATGCCCCGTATCACCGGGACCCCCGAAACGGCTGCTCGGACTGCCACCGCTCCCACCTGGAAGCGTCGGCCGAGACGAGGTTCCTTCAGACGGCGATAGCGAAACCCCTCTGCGACGGGTGTCACCAGGCGATCCTGGGCATTCCGGCGAGATAG
- a CDS encoding MFS transporter, whose protein sequence is MPSTRRGEVTQLSGLRGYLEAIRLFSRNARLYLAHIVGMDLILGTWEVLFNLYLLAVGFGIEFIGLRILIGGIASSIASLPAGVISDRIGRKWSFLIGDGGGAAVALVNITTTDRTVLLVTPVIGAVFGALHAVSESAFMAENSAPRERVHLFSVGSALSTGAATAGSLLAGLIPLWMTPALGKVAAYRWAASLGIVLWFLSLIPAWMLRQHPGDLAGEPAVPNQSRARAWILGLDQIHNPVLIAKLVTCGTVLSFGAGFVVPLFNVFFHEGLHAQEHQIGLTFASGSAFLALATLLAPFVHERLGKVPAIVLSRLASVPFILIIAFAQDIGPFLAPALSIAGVAYVLRVGLMNIAAPVASAFSMELLDQTERGTATGLQMMGSGIAGALASYLGSRMMAAGDYHTPFGVMAALYFISTGLFWIFFRREEKRLAAVATA, encoded by the coding sequence ATGCCCTCTACGCGTCGCGGGGAGGTCACTCAGCTCAGTGGCCTCAGGGGCTACCTGGAAGCGATCCGGCTGTTCAGCCGGAACGCCCGCCTCTATCTCGCCCACATCGTTGGCATGGATCTCATCCTCGGGACCTGGGAGGTTCTGTTTAACCTCTACCTCCTGGCCGTGGGGTTCGGCATCGAGTTCATCGGCCTCCGGATCCTCATCGGTGGGATCGCCTCCTCGATCGCTTCCCTGCCGGCGGGAGTCATCTCTGATCGAATCGGTCGCAAGTGGAGCTTTCTTATCGGAGACGGTGGCGGGGCTGCGGTGGCGCTGGTCAACATCACGACCACGGATCGCACCGTGCTCCTCGTGACCCCCGTGATCGGGGCCGTGTTTGGCGCCCTCCACGCGGTGTCCGAGTCAGCCTTCATGGCCGAGAACAGCGCGCCTCGAGAACGAGTCCATCTCTTCAGTGTCGGAAGCGCCCTCTCGACCGGCGCGGCCACGGCGGGAAGCCTCCTCGCCGGGCTCATCCCCCTCTGGATGACCCCCGCCCTAGGGAAAGTCGCGGCCTATCGCTGGGCTGCCTCGCTCGGCATCGTCCTCTGGTTTCTCTCCCTGATCCCAGCCTGGATGCTCCGGCAACATCCCGGAGACCTTGCCGGAGAGCCTGCCGTGCCCAATCAGAGTCGAGCGAGGGCCTGGATCCTCGGCCTGGACCAGATCCACAATCCGGTCCTCATCGCCAAGCTCGTCACCTGTGGGACGGTGTTGAGCTTCGGAGCGGGTTTCGTGGTGCCGCTGTTCAACGTATTCTTCCACGAGGGGCTGCACGCGCAGGAGCACCAGATCGGCCTGACCTTTGCCTCAGGTTCGGCGTTCCTGGCGCTGGCCACCTTGCTTGCTCCATTTGTGCACGAGCGCCTGGGGAAGGTCCCCGCCATCGTGCTGAGCCGGCTCGCCTCGGTTCCCTTTATCCTTATCATCGCCTTCGCTCAGGACATCGGCCCTTTCCTGGCCCCAGCCCTCTCCATCGCCGGCGTGGCCTATGTGCTTCGGGTCGGGCTCATGAACATCGCCGCCCCAGTTGCCTCGGCATTCAGCATGGAACTCCTTGATCAGACCGAGCGCGGCACGGCCACCGGGCTACAGATGATGGGCTCCGGCATCGCCGGCGCCCTGGCGAGCTACCTCGGCTCCCGGATGATGGCGGCAGGCGACTACCATACCCCCTTTGGGGTCATGGCTGCCCTCTACTTCATCTCCACGGGCTTATTCTGGATCTTCTTTCGACGCGAGGAGAAGAGACTCGCAGCGGTCGCCACCGCCTGA